In the Ilumatobacteraceae bacterium genome, one interval contains:
- a CDS encoding polyprenyl synthetase family protein, with protein MPAPASLRRIADRVTARLDEVLVPELQRWVELDADLREPMAEISRLVLSGGKRLRPAFCHWGYAAAGGDPDDQIVADAGAAFELMHAFALFHDDVMDDAASRRGEPTTHVVFAEQHRSAGWAGESRRFGEGVAILIGDLAFVYADRLLADAGPAAWRIWNELRIELNVGQVLDILGSVRGVRDVAQAERICRYKSGKYTIERPLHLGAALASPSGLDELGETLSAYGLPLGDAFQMRDDVMGAFGDTASTGKPVGGDLREGKPTPLLARAIEAATPDQRAVLAGVGRPGLTDDDVASIQQVIIDTGALADLERTISSRTAEAIGAIERADIDATARAELVELASFVSHRVN; from the coding sequence GTGCCTGCGCCCGCCAGCCTTCGACGCATCGCCGATCGCGTCACGGCGCGACTCGACGAGGTGCTGGTCCCCGAACTGCAGCGTTGGGTCGAACTCGACGCCGACCTGCGCGAGCCGATGGCCGAGATCTCCCGGCTGGTCCTGAGCGGTGGGAAGCGACTCCGGCCGGCGTTCTGCCATTGGGGCTACGCCGCCGCCGGCGGTGACCCCGACGACCAGATCGTCGCCGACGCGGGTGCGGCATTCGAACTCATGCACGCGTTTGCGCTGTTCCACGACGACGTGATGGACGACGCCGCCAGCCGGCGCGGCGAGCCGACCACCCACGTGGTGTTCGCCGAACAGCATCGGAGTGCCGGATGGGCGGGGGAGTCCCGTCGATTCGGTGAGGGTGTCGCGATCCTGATCGGCGACCTGGCGTTCGTCTACGCGGATCGCCTGCTCGCCGACGCCGGTCCGGCCGCATGGCGGATCTGGAACGAGCTCCGGATCGAACTCAACGTCGGCCAGGTCCTTGACATCCTCGGTTCGGTGCGCGGCGTGCGCGACGTCGCACAGGCCGAACGGATCTGCCGCTACAAGTCGGGCAAGTACACGATCGAGCGCCCGCTCCACCTCGGTGCCGCGCTCGCCTCGCCCTCGGGACTCGACGAGTTGGGCGAGACCCTCAGCGCCTACGGGCTGCCGTTGGGCGACGCGTTCCAGATGCGCGACGACGTCATGGGAGCATTCGGCGACACCGCGTCGACGGGCAAGCCGGTCGGCGGTGACCTCCGCGAGGGCAAGCCGACGCCGTTGTTGGCTCGCGCGATCGAGGCCGCGACACCCGACCAGCGGGCGGTGCTCGCCGGTGTCGGACGCCCGGGTCTCACCGATGACGATGTGGCGTCGATCCAGCAGGTGATCATCGACACCGGGGCGCTTGCCGACCTCGAACGCACCATCTCGTCGCGCACCGCCGAGGCGATCGGGGCGATCGAGCGTGCCGACATCGACGCGACAGCGCGTGCCGAACTCGTCGAGTTGGCGTCGTTCGTGAGCCACCGAGTCAACTGA
- a CDS encoding CGNR zinc finger domain-containing protein: MAAGHPVDARGRTLPDSAWPADRHAPRGLEFVRRFCNTTNLESGADRLADVDDFDDWLRAQGRAAIAATMAERARLAEVRELVRDATIAHRDGEPDDEATTALARRCASVSFRFGPRGDGVPMQAAAAPGTTEHLVAQVLLGIADAVDDGTWYRLKACAHCRWVVYDTSKNRSMRWCSMSACGGRSKVRRHRERRRPV, from the coding sequence ATGGCAGCGGGACATCCAGTCGACGCGCGGGGCAGGACGCTCCCTGATTCCGCCTGGCCGGCCGATCGCCATGCGCCGCGGGGCCTCGAGTTCGTCCGCCGGTTCTGCAACACCACCAATCTCGAATCGGGCGCCGATCGGCTCGCCGACGTCGACGACTTCGACGATTGGCTCCGAGCCCAGGGCCGCGCCGCTATCGCCGCCACCATGGCCGAGCGCGCCCGGCTCGCCGAGGTACGCGAACTCGTTCGTGACGCGACCATCGCCCACCGAGACGGCGAACCCGACGACGAGGCGACCACCGCGCTGGCCCGGCGATGCGCGTCCGTGTCTTTCCGGTTCGGACCCCGCGGCGACGGGGTTCCCATGCAAGCTGCAGCAGCTCCCGGCACGACCGAACACCTGGTCGCGCAGGTGCTGCTCGGCATCGCCGACGCCGTCGACGACGGCACGTGGTACCGCCTCAAGGCATGCGCCCATTGCCGCTGGGTGGTCTACGACACCAGCAAGAACCGTTCGATGCGATGGTGCTCGATGTCCGCCTGCGGTGGCCGCTCGAAGGTGCGACGACACCGAGAGCGCCGGCGCCCGGTCTGA
- a CDS encoding thiamine pyrophosphate-dependent enzyme, with amino-acid sequence MIAQRRPNELNELETTLVDRIAAAAGGPSRSEPGIDPDRLRGIFTAQVQSRVVDHVARWLRSRGHGYYTIGSAGHEGNAAIAAALRPTDPALLHYRSGGFYCARAQQVPGHDPVRDVLAGMLALTEEPIAGGRHKVFGHPDLAVIPQTSTISSQLPRALGIALAIGRSRRLGVPSPWPADALAVCSFGDASANHSTAQGAINATAYSAHAGLAVPLLLVCEDNGLGISVPTPTGWIEAAFSGRRGLRYVQVDGSDPAAVHAATSEAAADIRRTRRPVLLHVATVRFLGHAGTDVESGYRTASAVRQDRERDPILGTARALIESGAATADELIGEYFLTTERTRALALEMATHGTLRSRAQVMSPLAPRDAARVAEVAGRAANPDVRADVFGATVPEAEGPLTLAETINRSLSDILASTDHTLVFGEDVAVKGGVYGVTRGLQKRFGAARVFDTLLDEQSILGNALGAGVSGQIPIPEIQYLAYLHNAIDQLRGEAASLSFFSNGQYRNPLVVRVAGYAYQKGFGGHFHNDNAIASLRDIPGLVIASPAHPSDAAPMLRTCVAAAIADGTVSVFLEPIALYHERDLHEPGDGVWLSEYAAPDRWADEHVPIGSGRLVRDGDDVLIVTWANGLAMSLRAARELAQHGVSCRVFDLRWLAPMPIDEVLEHAGQVGRVLVVDETRASGGVGEGIVAGLVAGGFGGPIRRVAAADSFVPLGDAANLVLVGVDEIVGAASALAV; translated from the coding sequence GTGATCGCGCAGCGACGTCCGAACGAGCTCAACGAGTTGGAGACCACCCTGGTCGACCGGATCGCCGCAGCGGCGGGAGGTCCGTCACGCAGCGAGCCGGGGATCGATCCGGATCGCCTCCGGGGCATCTTCACCGCCCAGGTGCAGAGTCGAGTGGTCGACCACGTCGCACGCTGGCTGCGCAGTCGCGGGCACGGCTACTACACGATCGGATCGGCAGGCCACGAGGGCAACGCGGCGATCGCCGCCGCGCTCCGTCCGACCGATCCGGCGCTGCTGCACTACCGATCGGGTGGGTTCTACTGTGCCCGGGCGCAACAGGTGCCGGGCCACGACCCGGTCCGCGACGTCCTCGCCGGCATGCTCGCCCTCACCGAGGAACCGATCGCCGGCGGTCGCCACAAGGTGTTCGGGCACCCCGACCTCGCCGTGATCCCGCAGACGTCGACGATCTCGTCACAGCTGCCACGAGCCCTCGGCATCGCGCTGGCGATCGGACGATCCCGCCGACTCGGTGTCCCGTCGCCGTGGCCGGCCGACGCGCTCGCCGTCTGCTCGTTCGGCGACGCCAGCGCGAACCACTCCACGGCGCAGGGTGCGATCAACGCCACGGCCTACTCGGCGCACGCCGGACTCGCGGTGCCGCTGCTCCTGGTGTGCGAGGACAACGGGCTCGGGATCAGCGTGCCGACCCCCACTGGTTGGATCGAGGCGGCGTTCTCGGGACGACGCGGTCTGCGCTACGTCCAGGTCGACGGCAGCGACCCCGCCGCCGTCCACGCGGCGACGAGCGAGGCCGCCGCCGACATCCGTCGGACGCGCCGGCCCGTGCTGCTGCACGTCGCGACCGTCCGCTTCCTCGGGCACGCGGGCACCGACGTCGAATCGGGCTACCGGACGGCGTCGGCGGTCCGGCAGGACCGTGAACGCGACCCGATCCTCGGCACGGCCCGTGCCCTGATCGAGTCGGGTGCCGCGACCGCCGACGAGTTGATCGGCGAGTACTTCCTGACCACCGAACGAACCCGGGCATTGGCGCTCGAGATGGCGACCCACGGCACGCTGAGGTCGCGCGCCCAGGTCATGTCGCCGCTCGCGCCTCGCGACGCCGCGCGGGTGGCCGAAGTGGCCGGTCGTGCGGCGAACCCCGACGTCCGCGCCGACGTGTTCGGGGCGACGGTGCCCGAAGCCGAGGGGCCGCTCACCCTGGCGGAGACGATCAACCGATCGCTGTCCGACATCTTGGCGTCGACCGATCACACGCTGGTGTTCGGTGAGGACGTCGCGGTCAAGGGTGGCGTGTACGGGGTGACCCGCGGACTCCAGAAGCGCTTCGGCGCGGCCCGGGTGTTCGACACGCTGCTCGACGAGCAGTCGATCCTCGGCAATGCCTTGGGTGCCGGCGTGTCGGGGCAGATCCCGATCCCGGAGATCCAGTATCTGGCGTACCTGCACAATGCGATCGACCAGCTGCGCGGCGAGGCTGCCAGCCTGTCGTTCTTCTCCAACGGGCAGTACCGCAACCCGCTCGTCGTGCGTGTGGCCGGGTACGCCTACCAGAAGGGGTTCGGCGGCCATTTCCACAACGACAACGCGATCGCCTCGCTGCGCGACATCCCTGGGCTGGTGATCGCCTCGCCGGCCCATCCGTCCGACGCCGCACCGATGCTGCGGACGTGTGTGGCCGCGGCGATCGCCGATGGCACGGTCTCGGTCTTCCTCGAGCCGATCGCGCTGTACCACGAGCGCGACCTGCACGAGCCCGGCGACGGCGTGTGGCTGTCGGAGTACGCGGCACCCGACCGATGGGCAGACGAGCACGTTCCGATCGGGTCGGGACGGCTCGTGCGCGACGGCGACGACGTCTTGATCGTCACCTGGGCGAACGGTCTGGCGATGTCGCTGCGCGCGGCGCGCGAGCTCGCGCAGCATGGTGTGTCGTGCCGGGTGTTCGACCTGCGGTGGCTCGCACCGATGCCGATCGACGAGGTGCTCGAGCATGCCGGGCAGGTGGGACGCGTCCTCGTGGTCGACGAGACCCGCGCCAGCGGCGGCGTTGGCGAAGGGATCGTCGCCGGACTCGTCGCGGGCGGCTTCGGCGGCCCGATCCGGCGGGTGGCCGCCGCCGATTCGTTCGTCCCGCTCGGCGATGCGGCGAACCTGGTGCTCGTCGGCGTCGACGAGATCGTCGGCGCTGCGTCGGCGTTGGCGGTCTGA
- the xseB gene encoding exodeoxyribonuclease VII small subunit, which yields MTTEHDDTPTTGYADALGELDGILRELEGSDVDVDRLADRVARAADLIALCRDRIGNARLRIDQVIADLDGSSVPLDDEPT from the coding sequence ATGACGACCGAGCACGACGACACCCCCACGACCGGTTATGCCGATGCGCTCGGTGAACTCGACGGCATCCTCCGGGAGCTCGAGGGCTCCGACGTCGACGTCGATCGTCTGGCCGACCGCGTCGCCCGCGCCGCCGACCTGATCGCCCTCTGTCGCGACCGGATCGGGAACGCTCGGCTCCGCATCGACCAGGTGATCGCCGATCTCGACGGATCGAGCGTCCCGCTCGACGACGAACCGACCTAG
- the xseA gene encoding exodeoxyribonuclease VII large subunit, producing MSQPAFDFGDEPIDDPVNPTYSVGELAEAINDQFRRGFSDGVWVRGEIDGLRNSGPHTYFALVEHGDAGKAVLNVSLFAPMKRNLTPLLKKHRLELTNGMKVRIFGHLDYYAPNGRLGLKMAGIDPRFTLGELSQARDQVIRRLVATGLFDANRRHSLSPVPLRVGVVASVGTAAWHDFHDEIDRSGLGFHLRVCDSRVQGEWAVESVSAAIRTLAARRDLDTVVVIRGGGARNELSTFDAEAIALAIATSPLPVLTGLGHEVDRSVADEVAHTALKTPTACAGALIERVGAYRDHTEQRWAAIADTARRDLSDAHGRLSDRAHRVARNTHAAVERADERLTTRVGRLRLAPGQQLRQADAAIDRRADRIVERTPASLAGELRHLESIEARVALLDPVNLLRRGWSITRDADGGVVRSVEQVEHGGIVTTQVADGTLTSRIEKS from the coding sequence ATGAGTCAGCCAGCCTTCGACTTCGGCGACGAGCCGATCGACGATCCGGTCAACCCGACCTACTCGGTCGGGGAGCTGGCCGAGGCGATCAACGACCAGTTCCGCCGCGGTTTCTCCGACGGGGTGTGGGTGCGCGGCGAGATCGACGGTCTGCGCAACAGCGGGCCGCACACGTACTTTGCGTTGGTCGAGCACGGCGACGCCGGCAAGGCGGTCCTGAACGTCTCGTTGTTCGCGCCGATGAAGCGCAACCTGACCCCGCTGCTCAAGAAGCATCGGCTCGAACTCACCAACGGCATGAAGGTCAGGATCTTCGGCCACCTCGACTACTACGCCCCCAACGGTCGACTCGGTCTCAAGATGGCCGGGATCGACCCGCGGTTCACGCTGGGCGAACTCTCCCAGGCGCGCGACCAGGTGATCCGTCGCCTGGTGGCGACCGGGCTGTTCGATGCCAACCGTCGGCACTCGCTCTCGCCGGTGCCGTTGCGGGTCGGCGTCGTCGCCAGCGTCGGGACCGCGGCCTGGCACGACTTCCACGACGAGATCGACCGGAGCGGGCTCGGGTTCCATCTCCGGGTGTGCGACTCACGGGTCCAGGGCGAATGGGCCGTCGAGTCGGTGTCGGCGGCGATCCGCACCTTGGCGGCGCGGCGCGACCTCGACACCGTCGTCGTCATCCGCGGTGGTGGAGCCCGCAACGAACTCTCGACGTTCGACGCCGAGGCGATCGCCCTGGCGATCGCCACCAGTCCGCTGCCCGTGCTCACCGGGCTCGGGCACGAGGTCGACCGGAGCGTCGCCGACGAGGTCGCCCACACGGCGCTCAAGACACCGACGGCCTGCGCCGGAGCCCTCATCGAACGCGTCGGCGCCTACCGTGACCACACCGAGCAGCGGTGGGCCGCGATCGCCGACACCGCCCGCCGCGACCTGTCCGACGCCCACGGCCGCCTCTCCGACCGAGCCCACCGGGTGGCCCGCAACACGCATGCCGCCGTCGAGCGGGCCGACGAGCGGCTGACCACACGGGTCGGGCGTCTCCGGCTGGCGCCGGGCCAACAGCTTCGTCAGGCCGACGCCGCGATCGACCGTCGGGCCGACCGCATCGTCGAGCGAACGCCCGCCTCGCTCGCCGGTGAACTCCGGCACCTCGAGTCGATCGAGGCGCGAGTGGCGCTGCTCGACCCGGTGAACCTGCTCCGGCGAGGGTGGAGCATCACCCGTGACGCCGACGGCGGTGTGGTCCGCTCGGTCGAACAGGTCGAACACGGTGGCATCGTCACGACCCAGGTGGCCGACGGTACCCTCACGAGCCGAATCGAGAAATCATGA
- a CDS encoding acyl-CoA carboxylase subunit beta, with amino-acid sequence MQDKIDDLQKRREAALAAGSERSVERQHAKGKMLARERIEYFLDDGSFHELDMLARHRAHEAGLGERPYTDGVITGWGTVDGRKVFVFSQDFTVFGGALGEVFAEKIHKLMDLSLKTGAPLIGLNDGAGARIQEGVVSLASYGGIFRRNVQASGVIPQISVILGPCAGGAVYSPAMTDFIFMVRESSHMFITGPDVVKTVTGEEVTLEELGGAMSHASKSGVATFVADDEKACLDDVRFLLSFLPANNLEQPPVEEPTDDPERLCPELTDILPDSPNLPYDMHAVIKSVVDDAEFFEYFPHWAKSILCGFARVDGQPVGVVGNQPMILAGVLDIESAEKAARFVRTCDAFNIPILTFIDVPGFLPGVDQEYGGIIRHGAKLLYAYCEATVPRISIITRKAYGGAYVVMDSKSIGSDLSFAWPSAELAVMGPQGAVEIVYRRELQQAADPVARRAELVAEYSEKYANPYAAAERGFVDDVIDPAETRRKVVAGLRVLRSKREDLPQRKHGNVPL; translated from the coding sequence ATGCAGGACAAGATCGACGACCTCCAGAAACGCCGTGAGGCGGCACTGGCGGCCGGTTCGGAGCGCTCGGTCGAGCGGCAGCACGCCAAGGGCAAGATGCTCGCCCGCGAGCGGATCGAGTACTTCCTCGACGACGGCAGCTTTCACGAGCTCGACATGCTCGCCCGCCACCGTGCCCACGAAGCCGGGCTCGGTGAGCGGCCGTACACCGACGGTGTGATCACCGGCTGGGGCACCGTCGACGGCCGGAAGGTGTTCGTGTTCTCGCAGGACTTCACCGTGTTCGGTGGAGCGCTCGGCGAGGTGTTCGCCGAGAAGATCCACAAGTTGATGGATCTCTCGCTGAAGACCGGTGCACCGCTGATCGGTCTGAACGACGGCGCGGGCGCCCGGATCCAGGAGGGCGTGGTCAGCCTCGCCAGCTACGGCGGGATCTTCCGCCGCAACGTGCAGGCATCGGGCGTGATCCCGCAGATCTCGGTGATCCTCGGGCCGTGCGCCGGTGGCGCCGTGTACTCGCCGGCGATGACCGACTTCATCTTCATGGTCCGCGAGTCGTCGCACATGTTCATCACCGGGCCCGACGTCGTGAAGACGGTCACGGGTGAGGAGGTCACGCTCGAAGAGCTCGGCGGCGCGATGTCGCACGCGTCCAAGTCGGGTGTGGCGACGTTCGTGGCCGACGACGAGAAGGCGTGCCTCGACGACGTTCGGTTCCTGCTGTCGTTCCTGCCGGCGAACAACCTCGAACAACCGCCGGTGGAGGAGCCGACCGACGATCCCGAGCGGCTGTGTCCCGAGCTGACCGACATCCTCCCCGACAGCCCGAACCTGCCGTACGACATGCACGCCGTGATCAAGTCGGTGGTCGACGACGCCGAGTTCTTCGAGTACTTCCCGCACTGGGCCAAGTCGATCCTGTGCGGGTTCGCCCGCGTCGACGGTCAGCCCGTCGGTGTGGTCGGCAACCAGCCGATGATCCTCGCCGGCGTGCTCGACATCGAGTCGGCCGAGAAGGCGGCGCGCTTCGTGCGCACGTGCGACGCGTTCAACATCCCGATCCTCACCTTCATCGACGTGCCGGGCTTCCTGCCGGGCGTCGACCAGGAGTACGGCGGCATCATCCGGCACGGCGCCAAGCTGCTCTACGCGTACTGCGAGGCCACCGTCCCGCGCATCTCGATCATCACCCGCAAGGCGTACGGCGGCGCGTACGTGGTCATGGACTCGAAGTCGATCGGTTCCGACCTCTCCTTCGCGTGGCCATCGGCCGAACTCGCGGTGATGGGTCCGCAGGGCGCGGTCGAGATCGTCTATCGCCGCGAACTGCAGCAGGCGGCCGACCCGGTTGCCCGCCGCGCCGAACTCGTCGCCGAGTACAGCGAGAAGTACGCCAACCCCTACGCAGCCGCCGAGCGTGGCTTCGTCGACGACGTGATCGACCCGGCCGAGACACGCCGCAAGGTCGTCGCCGGTCTGCGGGTGCTGCGCTCGAAGCGCGAAGACCTGCCGCAGCGCAAGCACGGCAACGTCCCACTCTGA
- a CDS encoding nitrilase-related carbon-nitrogen hydrolase, with protein MTRTVKVAAAQLGPIQRDHDRADVVDRLLALLRDAAAAGSDLVVYPELALTTFFPRWFVDDITEADHWYETSMPNDATQPLFDEARRLGIGFCLGYALLERDGDATHRWNVQTLVDGNGEIVGTFKKVHIPGHEEHEPDRPFQHAERYYFEPSPDGFGVWEAFGGRVGMMICNDRRWPESYREMGLQGVELILCGYNTPLHYAPDPSQNPLQGFHNALVAQSGAYQNGTFVVVVAKGGVEEGVDSLADTLIVAPSGEILARSITTGDELVIAECELDWCRQYTGTLFDMERYRRPEVYTRLTSQRGVRLE; from the coding sequence ATGACCCGAACCGTCAAAGTGGCAGCGGCCCAACTCGGCCCGATCCAGCGCGACCACGACCGCGCCGACGTCGTCGACCGACTGCTGGCACTGCTGCGCGACGCCGCCGCGGCGGGCAGCGACCTGGTCGTGTACCCCGAGCTCGCGTTGACGACGTTCTTCCCGCGCTGGTTCGTCGACGACATCACCGAGGCCGACCACTGGTACGAGACGTCGATGCCCAACGACGCGACCCAGCCGCTGTTCGACGAGGCCCGACGCCTGGGCATCGGCTTCTGCCTCGGCTACGCGCTCCTCGAACGCGACGGCGACGCGACCCACCGTTGGAACGTCCAGACGCTCGTCGACGGCAACGGCGAAATCGTCGGCACGTTCAAGAAGGTGCACATCCCCGGCCACGAGGAGCACGAACCCGACCGTCCGTTCCAGCACGCCGAGCGCTACTACTTCGAACCCTCGCCCGACGGGTTCGGCGTGTGGGAGGCGTTCGGGGGACGGGTCGGGATGATGATCTGCAACGACCGGCGCTGGCCCGAGTCGTACCGCGAGATGGGCCTCCAGGGGGTCGAGCTGATCCTCTGCGGATACAACACCCCGCTGCACTACGCGCCCGACCCGAGCCAGAACCCGCTCCAGGGATTCCACAACGCGCTGGTCGCCCAGTCGGGCGCCTACCAGAACGGGACGTTCGTCGTCGTCGTCGCGAAGGGTGGCGTCGAGGAGGGCGTCGACTCGCTGGCCGACACGCTGATCGTGGCGCCGTCCGGCGAGATCCTGGCCCGGTCGATCACGACCGGGGACGAACTCGTGATCGCCGAGTGCGAGCTCGACTGGTGCCGGCAGTACACCGGGACGCTGTTCGACATGGAGCGCTACCGGCGCCCCGAGGTGTACACGCGACTGACGTCGCAGCGCGGGGTACGACTTGAGTGA
- a CDS encoding RDD family protein, whose amino-acid sequence MSYAGWWQRVGALVIDGLVAIPFVIPGVIVLVAGPTEVNFRENGIDGTGFYEEPTGGTIGLAVLLYLVGIIGYLIFYCRRVSRTGSSIGMSATGYRIIDARTGGNISMGRSIGRFFARYLSGLPCYLGYLWPLWDSENRTFHDMIVQTRAVRK is encoded by the coding sequence GTGAGCTACGCCGGATGGTGGCAGCGTGTCGGCGCCCTCGTCATCGACGGTCTCGTCGCGATCCCGTTCGTGATCCCGGGCGTCATCGTGCTGGTCGCCGGGCCGACCGAGGTCAACTTCCGTGAGAACGGTATCGACGGCACCGGGTTCTACGAGGAGCCGACCGGTGGCACGATCGGCCTCGCCGTGCTGTTGTACCTGGTCGGCATCATCGGCTACCTGATCTTCTACTGCCGGCGCGTGAGCCGCACGGGTTCGAGCATCGGCATGAGCGCCACCGGCTACCGCATCATCGACGCCCGCACCGGCGGCAACATCTCGATGGGGAGATCGATCGGGCGATTCTTCGCTCGGTACCTGAGTGGTCTGCCGTGTTACCTGGGTTATCTCTGGCCGCTGTGGGACAGTGAGAACCGCACGTTCCACGACATGATCGTGCAGACGCGAGCCGTGAGGAAGTAG
- a CDS encoding DUF2889 domain-containing protein has translation MDLFDTDSILDADPPGMPILHDREYRVRAYRKAADRIIIRGAVRDQKPPGLCLADDPDPLTIHHMQLDLEIAFPTLEIVDAGVLFETHPMTGCPTITEHYRELIGLSIARGFTHKVRELFGGPRGCTHTTALLQAMAPVAMQCFWSMRAASARERGVEGGVGPAGNDDSWRLNIGTCHMWAEDGEHVAELEAGKPFGVPVFLQRRLEELGVDSTTWAR, from the coding sequence GTGGACCTGTTCGACACCGACTCGATTCTCGACGCCGACCCCCCTGGCATGCCGATCCTGCACGATCGTGAGTACCGGGTCCGGGCCTACCGCAAGGCGGCGGATCGCATCATCATCCGTGGGGCCGTGCGTGATCAGAAGCCGCCGGGGTTGTGCCTCGCCGACGACCCGGATCCGCTCACGATCCACCACATGCAACTCGACCTGGAGATCGCCTTCCCCACGCTCGAGATCGTCGATGCGGGCGTCCTGTTCGAGACCCATCCGATGACCGGCTGTCCGACGATCACCGAGCACTACCGCGAACTGATCGGGCTCTCGATCGCCCGCGGCTTCACCCACAAGGTGCGCGAACTCTTCGGCGGACCGCGCGGCTGCACCCATACGACCGCGCTGCTGCAGGCGATGGCGCCCGTGGCGATGCAGTGTTTCTGGTCGATGCGCGCCGCGTCGGCTCGGGAGCGTGGCGTCGAGGGCGGCGTGGGACCGGCCGGCAACGACGACAGCTGGCGCCTGAACATCGGGACGTGCCACATGTGGGCCGAGGACGGCGAGCACGTCGCCGAGTTGGAGGCCGGCAAGCCGTTCGGCGTGCCTGTCTTCCTCCAACGCCGGCTCGAAGAACTCGGCGTCGACTCGACGACCTGGGCTCGCTGA
- a CDS encoding DNA recombination protein RmuC: MDILLVAVLVVGVGVATALAAVEFTRRRYEAMVPAADEPPDSTEPDVPEVPFDQVVHEAISAALAEMRTQTAADRDAAVHAALNQAAVLQREHLGSAAQQAREASSAELTAKKDVIDSRLDQVQAEMRTELQKLGTMVTQLATTSAQKFGQVDQSLRSHAEITQTLSESAQALREAMASPTARGQWGERMAEDVLRLAGFVENVNYQKQTQLEGATGRPDFTFPLPKGHELYMDVKFPMAGYLRYLDADTDAERQAHRAAFLRDVRARVKELAKRDYARESARSSVDYVLLFLPNEQLTGFIHEGDPSLIDDAMGQRVVMCSPLTLFAFLGVIRQAYDNFVIEQTSDQILALIGKFGNQWQKYSEQLDKVKSSFDRLDRQFDDLVGTRKRQLEKPLQQLEAVRRERNLPIDGELFPHVGDDDGESDDATPANVRRLGA, from the coding sequence ATGGACATCTTGTTGGTCGCCGTGCTCGTGGTCGGGGTCGGGGTCGCCACCGCGCTCGCCGCGGTCGAGTTCACTCGGCGGCGGTACGAAGCGATGGTTCCCGCCGCCGACGAGCCGCCCGATTCCACGGAGCCCGATGTGCCCGAGGTGCCCTTCGACCAGGTCGTGCACGAGGCGATCTCCGCAGCGCTCGCCGAGATGCGCACCCAGACGGCGGCCGATCGCGACGCCGCCGTGCACGCCGCGCTCAACCAGGCGGCCGTGCTGCAGCGCGAGCACCTCGGTTCGGCGGCGCAGCAGGCGCGTGAGGCCTCGTCCGCCGAGCTGACGGCCAAGAAAGACGTCATCGACAGCCGACTCGACCAGGTCCAGGCCGAGATGCGCACCGAGTTGCAGAAGCTCGGCACGATGGTGACGCAGCTCGCCACCACCAGTGCGCAGAAGTTCGGCCAGGTCGACCAGTCGCTGCGGAGCCACGCCGAGATCACCCAGACCCTGTCCGAGTCGGCGCAGGCGCTGCGCGAGGCGATGGCCAGCCCGACGGCCCGCGGCCAGTGGGGCGAACGGATGGCCGAAGACGTCCTGCGGCTCGCCGGGTTCGTCGAGAACGTCAACTACCAGAAGCAGACGCAGCTCGAGGGCGCCACGGGCCGGCCCGACTTCACCTTCCCGCTGCCGAAGGGCCACGAGCTCTACATGGACGTCAAGTTCCCGATGGCCGGGTACCTGCGGTACCTCGACGCCGACACCGACGCCGAACGCCAGGCGCACCGTGCGGCGTTCCTGCGCGACGTGCGGGCGCGGGTCAAAGAGCTCGCCAAGCGCGACTACGCCCGCGAATCGGCACGGTCGTCGGTCGACTACGTCCTGCTGTTCCTGCCGAACGAACAATTGACGGGTTTCATCCACGAAGGTGATCCGAGCCTGATCGACGACGCGATGGGGCAGCGGGTCGTGATGTGTTCGCCCCTCACGCTCTTCGCGTTCCTCGGGGTCATCCGCCAGGCGTACGACAACTTCGTGATCGAGCAGACCAGCGACCAGATCCTGGCGCTGATCGGCAAGTTCGGCAATCAGTGGCAGAAGTACAGCGAACAGCTCGACAAGGTGAAGTCGAGCTTCGATCGACTCGACCGTCAGTTCGACGATCTCGTCGGGACCCGCAAGCGGCAGCTCGAGAAGCCGCTGCAGCAGCTCGAAGCGGTCCGCCGCGAGCGCAACCTGCCCATCGACGGTGAGCTGTTCCCCCACGTGGGCGACGACGACGGTGAGTCCGACGACGCCACCCCCGCCAACGTGCGCCGCCTCGGCGCCTGA